The genomic interval CCGCACTATCGTGCGGTAGTCCTTCTGCGGCACGAAGCGTCCGACCGTCACGATATGCTTCACCGCCCGCTCTGCGCGCACTATAGGTTCGGAGATATCCATGAAGCAGTTGGGGATGACTATGTTCTTGTCGGCTCTGTACCCTTTCGATGCAAAATACTCAGCGCCGGAATAGCAGTTATATATTGATCCCGAGGCCAGCAGATTGTGGGCTGCCCGATCCGCCACCATCTTCAGCCATCCGATGCGCGCATTACGTATGCCTCCATATATGCGTTCAACCCCCGCCATGCGACCGGCGACGGCACCTATGACATCGCAACTGGTAAGATAGTTCAACAGCACTTCGGTACGGCTGCGCCTCAACGCTGCACGCAACTGGAATATCTTCGAAACGATACTCCCGCGCAGTGAGGTTACGTGCACAGTCGATCTCGACAGTAGTTCCATATTTTGCGGCGACGCCTGATCGAGACCATACAGCAAATAGATATCTACATGATAATGTCTGCCCAGCAGATCCGCCAGTATCGCAGCCTGCTTTTCGGCACCGCCGGTTTTCAATGAGGGAATCAGAATCGCTATTCTTTTCATTTTATTTTAACGGGCACGCTCCTTTATAAAGCGCGCCGGATTGCCTGCCCAGCACTGATAGGGCGGAATATCCTTCGTCACCACGCTACCAGCTCCCACGATAGCTCCGCAGCCTATGGTTACGGCACTGCAAATGGTCACATTGCAACCAATAAAGGCATCCTCCTCTATGTGTACCTCGCCCAAACGGTAATACCGCCCCTTGTGTCCGGGATCAAGGTAGTGAGTCAGTATTGTCGTGTTCTGTGTTATCGTGACATTCTTCTCGATAGTGATAAGATGGGGTGCTACGCTGTCAAAATAGACGTTTCGATAGATCCAGCATGGGCCTTTAACGGCTACCCCCCCCCACCTTACAAATAGGTATCTCTGGTGTCCCCGCAGAGGCAGGACATTGGCCAGCCACATGAAGAACATGTATCTCAATCTATTGAAAGATATGGCTTTGAATCGGTTCACGGAGTTCATATTCGGGTTATTCGCAATATCAGGCGATTCATAATTCGATTTTCAACGCCCTCTCGATCAACGGGGCCATATCGTAATAGCGATACTCGGCCAACCGGCCTCCAAAGATGACATTATGCTCGCGACATGCCACCTCGCGATAGCTGTTGGCGAGGGCATTATTCCTATTGTCGTTTATCGGATAGTATGGCTCCATACCCTCGGCATACTCCACGGAATATTCGCGGCTAATAACGGTTTTGGGCACTTTGTCAATATCGTCTCCGAACATCTCGAAATGTTTATGCTCGATAATCCGCGTATAAGGTACATTGCCGTCGGTGTAGTTAACGACCGCATTGCCCTGATAATTAGACATATCAAGCATCTCTGTCTCGAAACGCACCGTTCGGTATTCGAGTCGCCCAAAGCAGTAGTCAAAGAAGCGATCTATCGCCCCCGTATAGACCAACTTATCGGCGTATTCGCGCCACGCAGCATACCTCGACTCAAAAAAATCGCAATTGGTCTCGATATCACATCCCCGCAGCAACCCCTCGATAAGTTTGTTGTATCCGCCACAAGGTATTCCCTGATAAGTATCATTGAAATAGTTGTTGTCGTAGGCGAACCTCAGCGGAAGACGACGGATGATAAAAGCCGGCAACTGCGAACATTCCCGCCCCCATTGCTTTTCGGTATATTCTTTTATCAGGGCGGTATATATATCCCGCCCCACAAGGATCAGAGCCTGCTCCTCAAGATTCGCCGGCTCTCGACCTCCGAGTGCAGCGACGGCCTCAGCACGCTGCTCCGCCAGCTTGGTACGAGCTTCGGCAGGACTTTTTGTCCCCCACATCTGATAGAATGTGTTCATATTAAAGGGCAGATTATATAGGCGCCCTTTGTAGTTGGCCACCGGCGAGTTGGTATAACGGTTGAACTCCACAATAGAGTTGACGAAATTCCACACTTCGCGATTCGAGGTATGAAATATGTGCGCCCCATATTTGTGAACATTGATGCCCTCGACGGATTCACAGTAGATGTTTCCGCCCGTATGCGGCCGCCTCTCTATAACCAAGCACCTTTTTCCCTGCGCGACAGCGCGATATGCTATTGTCGCACCAAAAAGTCCCGAGCCGACAATCAAATAGTCATATTTAGCCATAGTCATCTATCTGTTTAACTCGCCGACGACATGTTCGGCAAAGGCCTTTCGCCCCTCGGCCGTGAAACATTTCATATATTGTTTTTGGGCATTCGCAGCAATCTCGCGATATCGCTCCGACGCCGCAGCGCCGACAACGTCCTTGAAATCCGAAAAGTCCCACTTCAGAGGCACGTATGTCTCCCACGGCCTGTATATGTCGGGATAGGTAACGCAATGCTCCATCGAGTGTTTGATCATTGCCGCGCCGTAGACGACAGCCTCGAAATCGCGACCGCAAATCTCACCCCAGCCGAATGGTGACAATATGGATTTCGAGTTGCAGCCTTCGCGGATATATTCGCTTTTGGGAATCTTACGCGCAACGTCAGGGTGAGATATATCGGTCATCTGCGCAAGCAACTCGCTGCTCCGGCGGCGGGGATAGCCGGCAATGGGAGAATATCCGCTGCCACGATACTGCACATCAAGAGTTCTGGGGGTATCGGGGCTGACGATTTTCGGTTTGGTGACACCGAATGGCCGCAGCAGCAACCTGTACGGATCGGCATACAGATCACCGATGCCCACATTCCACGCCACACGCAACTTATGTAATTCGCCGCTGTCGGCGGCAGGATAGCGACGGGTTGTTATCATTTCGTCATCAATGTTCAACAGCTCATGATAGTACTCACAGAAGATGCGTGCGCCGTAGACCTCTCTCGTGTAGTCGAGGGTGTTTTTCAGCAACTGTTTCTTAAAATAAAGATCGACATAGGGAAGAACATCGAACAGGCACGTGCCCGTACTATCGGCCGTATCCAGCCACACGAGTCGATTGCAATGCCTGCGAATCTCACGAACGATAGCCGTGCGCTCGGCTGTATCGGCCTGTCCCAAGAAGGAGGTCGAGTGATGGAATGCCATGAAAACTATATCGTAAGAACCTTTACAGGCTCGCCGCAACGCCCGACGCTCCATACGCTCACGCACGCGTCCGCCAAAGATCGGCAGATAGTCGGTCATAGCGGAGTAGCCAATCCTGTAGCCCAGCTTAGCGAACTCCTTTTTTGAGACGAACAGAGGTTTCAGCCATCGGTATATATAATGGCTCTGATCATAAAACACCGTGATTGATCTCATAGATATTTATCCTGTTTTTCTGTTTTCGGAAACAACAGTCTGCTACTACAACCCATGCGTGCAGATATCAACTTCGCGCATATATCTCGGCCAAATGCTGCACGTGGCGCTCTATCGAAAAGCGGCGCCGTGCATACTCCGCCGCCCCGATGGCCTTATCGCATAAAGACGCATAATTGCAGCAGGCATGCACTACCTCATCCCTTATGGCATCGGCATCCGAATGGCGGAAATGCGTACCATGCACACCATTGTCCGTCACCTCAAGATAGCCCGAGGCATCGCTCAGCAGCAGAGGCACGCCAGCAGCCATGCCTTCGATAGCCGTAATGCCAAGCCCTTCGTGATGCGATGCGCAGAGAAGCAGATCGTAGTCGCAGAGGTGGTCTCGCACATAAGCGTTCGTGACATTACCCGCAACGGTCACACAGTCGCCGACACCCAACTCCTGCACCAGTACGTGCAGTCGTTGCAGATCCACCCCGTCACCCCAAATATCCAGATGAATATCACGGCGTATCTGCGGCGGCAGCTTGCCGAATGCCTCCACGATCAGATCCTGCGCCTTGACCTCGAACAATATGCGCCCCACAGCTACTATCCGGTGGGGATTGGGTTTATAGATGGTTTTGCGCTTGAAGGCGTCGATGTCCACACCGTTATAGCAGACGACACAATTATCGTGGCCCGTCTTCTGCTTGAAAGCTTCGAACACGCACTGCGAGATGGCTATATATCTGTCCACTGTCGATGAAAACGAGCCGATATTTACCTCGTTATGGAGCGTCAGTATACGCCGCTCACCTCGGTTTTTGGGCACGAATAGCCGCTCGCTTCCCGGACCGTGGAGGTGCAGGATATCAGCGTGGAACGATTTGTAATATCGGATAATCCTAACCCAATACCACGGATTTCGCGAGCCTACAGGCTTGTCGACGTAAAACACCGTCACACGGCCATCGAGCGCATCTATCATCTGCTGCGACCACTTTTCGGTGACGATCATGACAGCAACCTCGTGCCCATCGGTCACCTGTCTATTGACGACATTGGTCAGCAACGTCTCGATACCGCCATTGACAAAACTTCCTATGCAATGCAATATCCTCATCTTGAGGAACCATTTACTCTCTTTTGCGAAACCATGCGTGACACCTGCGGCTTCACATACCTGTTGAAAAAGAGATGCAGTCTCTCGATCGTGCGTTGCACACAGCGGCTGCCCATGCGCACATTCACAAACTCATCCCATGTGAGAATATCGTCATGATGCCTCTCAATCAGATCCGTGAAGCGGTCGAAACAATATCTCTTATCCCCGCGCGTCCATTCGTGGGGGTGGAACACCTCGGTTCGCCCCGCATTGAAGAATATACGCGACATGCGGGCCGAGCATACCGGCACACAGATGATGCCGTGCAGTCGGTAAGGCTTGGCGCTCAGTCCATCGCTCATATATTTGAAACCGCACGCAGCCAACACCCTCAACGTATTTTCGTCGTAGGAGTGTCCCGGAGCAAAGAATATATTAGTATATATACCATGCGATTCGAGAATCTCGCGTCCTCGACGTATCATCTCCAACTGCTCGTCATATGTGCGCCCCGCGAACTCGGAGTCGCAACGCTGCACCGCCATGCCGCGCACATGGCTATCAAACAGATGCCTGTATCCGTGCATGGCAATGGTATATCCCCTATTTTGAAGCTCCCTGACGAACTCCCAAAAGTCGCTACGGCCGCTGCTTATCCGCAAGTCGGGATCTTGGCAGTCGGGAATGACTCCCAGCAACGGTTTAATGTCGTATCGATCCATCTGTTCCACCGCCACACGGAATTGAGCGTAATCCATTGTCGGACATAAATCATCTATGCGGACAACTATTCGTTTCATGATATTATAATGTAGTATGGTGCGAATCATCCATGCTTGGTGAGCGAACGCTTCACCTTTGCGGCAATCATGCCATAAAGCTGGTGGAAAAACGGCAGCGGATCGCGCAGACAGAAACTCGCATGGCAGTCGGCGGCAAGGCACTCGGCGATCCAACGACATATCCCCACACGTCTTATGTTCCTGACATCGACAAGCTCGGGCATAAACATCACATAATGCCGGGGATCGATCTGAGGAACTGCAGACTCCGCGCCCACACAATGGTTATACCACAAATATGGAAGATTGACCCCGTAGGTTGTCACGCAATATGCGTTACCGTCATTTCGCATGTTTATCTCCAGAAAATAGCTGCGGCCATCCCTGCCTCGAAGAAACTCCATGCTGAAGAGTCCTGAGTAGCCTATCTCGCGGAGATAGCGTTCGGCAATCGTACAATCGAAATCGAGCTGTGAAATGTGGGAATATCTGAGATAGCCGGTATTGGTATTATACGGCTGCCGTACAAGCCTCGTAAAGCCCGGGATCACCACCCGCGCACCGCCATCCAGCGAACAGCCTATCAGTTGGAACTCGAAATCGCGATCGATATATCTCTGAATCAGGAAACGGCTGCAAGCCGAGGCAGCGAGGCTTTGCATCAGCTCGTCGCGGCTCGCGCATATATGAATATCCGCCTTGTTGCCGGCAAGGCTGTCGAGCGGCTTGACGATGCAAGGAAATATATCCCATTGCAGAGTATGGATATCCGCTGCGGAAAGCGTGAGACTTTCGGGAAGATCCATGCCCAGCCGCTCGGCATATTGCATCTGCACCTCCTTGTTCATCAGACGGGTGATCTCACCCTGACATCCGCGCGCATTCGCCATGACGAATCTCGGGCTCAGCAAATCATAATGCAGATCTATATAGCTCGACACGCTGTCGCCGCAGCATATCACCACAGCCTTCCCCTCTCCTCGGCACATATCATCCAGCGCAGCGACTATCCCCTCCTCGCTGTGCAGCGTACGGCAATTCGCACGTCTCACATATCTCGACACCGAGACGAAATCCGGCGTTTCACTCACAACTATAAGTTTGATGCTGTCACCAAGCCCCCGCTGCCCTAAGGCTCGGACTACACCCAGCGTATTATGGTGGTTGCCTCCCACAACGACAATATCACGCGGTTTCATAATCTATAAATTTCCATCGTCTGGCAATGCCGCCGGCTTAGATTGGCTGTTCGCCACGATGTGACACACCCCGCCGAAGAGCAGAAGCATATATCCGAACACGAATATGCCGGGACGCTGGTATATGTTTATCATGAAAAGAACGGCGAATATCACGGCCACCCTGTTGCGTTCGGAGTATTTTACGGCGTTGTAGAACAGCCCGCCCCAAAAGATCAGACACGCCACCAATCCATACTCCACCAAATAAGTTTTATACGATAGATTGCCTATCTCTTGATGAGATTCCAAGTATCCGCGGCCATATCCCAAAAACAATCGCGGCGTTCTGATAAAACGATCGAAAAAGTAGTCGAAACTCGAACCCGTTCGGTTGATGGCTGCCAATTTGCCGTCGATGAAGGTAAAACGCTCCATCAGATGCGCGACATTCTCATTTTCCGCGCCGAGTATCGCGACCATAACAAGCAGCAGGATACCACCGATGATGATCTTGAAGTTGCCCGTCACCACCAGTCTCAACACGAAAAAGAGTAGCAACGTAACAAAAAAAGCCACCGAAAATGTGAATACTCCGGCCGTCATCAAAATTTTGTTGCCCAAGCGTTTCATGTTGAAATTCTCGGCAGCGAGGATCAGCGCCAAGAAAGTACCGAAATATCCCGGCTCGTTGAACAAACCGCACAAACGCGCAAATGGTCCCATGACCACGATATAGGAGAAATAGTAGTCGTAATAGAGATAGCTATCGCTGAGCCGATCGCCATAATAAGGGCATACCACCCGCGGCAGATCTATCACCGGCAGATACAGCGACAGGAAGGCAAGAATACCCACTGCCGACATCAGAACCATATACTTGTAGTATAAACGGTAGGAGAAGATCCATATGCGCCGGTTGAAACAGCAGAATATCAGCAAGGCCGATATGGTAGACAGATTCAGACTTATATCGGGCGAACGATAGACGTAGAATGCTGTCACAAAATACCAAAATAGGAATATCGCGAAGAGCCATTTGGCATATATCACCGAATATTTTATTACGATCTTGAACAACAGAAACAGCAGCGACATAGCCATCAGCGAGTGAGCCATCCACACATACTCCCGCTCGGGGATCGTACTATCGGCATGGTTTATCGCCAGCGTGGAGGTTATCGCTATCAATGTAAATGCCAAAGCGATACCCTTCTCTTCACTGGTAGGCCGCGCCACCGAGTAGTCATTCATACTCATAAAATATCTTTCAATGCGTCGTTCACCCGACCGATACACTCCGACTGCATGCGATCGAAGGTGGAAAAATCGATATCATCCTCGATGATGTCGAAACTATCCCGATAGATCCGCTCCGACAATCCGCTTTTGTCCAGCAACTCGGTGATACGCACATTCATGCGCGAGTGTATTCCGACCAGAGGCAGCGTCAGAAATTTACGGTGGTATATCAGCGAGAACATTGTTCCGTGGAACGAATTTGTAACCACATATTCAGCATTCGCAATGCCGTCAAGCCACTCCTCGACTGTCGCAGGGCAGCTCTCCATATCAGCGAAAGCCCCGTTTTGGCCTGTCACGAGCACCACATTCAGACCTTTCCTGCGGGCGAATACGTACACCTCCTGCACATCGAAATCCATCCGATTGCCCAACAGATAGGCAAAAATATAGGGTTTGCCGCCGCATTTCGGCGCAACAGGCGCTTGTGAAACGACGGCGTCGTAGAAATCGGCTCTATGCATCATCGTAGGATCGGGAAAGAGACAGGCATCGTCACGCCCCAATGCCCGACACAACTCTACGCCGCTATTCTCACGACACGACACGAAATCAAATGATTCGATATATTTCCTGATTTTGCAGCGCACATAGAAGTTGGGATTCAGTCCGCCAAAAGAGGGTGCGAAAGCGATCTTTTTGCAGCATGCGGGGACGAACGACAAGTACATGACCGTATCCAGTCCTCCCCATATCTGATCGCTGCCACAGACAAAGGCCTCGGCTGCCGGCGGATCGTGCTTCAACTCGGAGTGCGAATACTCTTTGGAGAATCGCAGCCAACGGTCGCGGAACTCCGAGAAACGGCGCGTCTGCTGTGCATGACTAGGGTCGGACCGCCTATTGAGCAACGGGTCGGGCTGCCGGCAGGAGCGGCGGATGCGCGCCACCAGCTTCGCGGGATTACCCATCAATCCGATGAGAGTGAACAGCCGCGACACGAAACTGGAGTTGCGCTCCTCGGAATATTTGACTATAAAACACCGATGGCCTCGGCTTTCCAAATATTTGTACAAGGCTACGGCTTGCAGTACTTCCCCGTAGTTATCCTCGCTGCTCCAGAATGTTACGATACCTATATTCATCTTCCAGTTCTATTGACAATTGCCGCCAGTTTCATTTTGCAGCGAATCCACAGCGGTGCTTTTATTTTCGAGCATACACGGCCTATAGCCTCGATGTTCCGCAGCCTGTACTCCTGCCAAAAAAGCCGGCGATATTTGGGTTCGCAGACACTGGCAATGATAGCACGGTTGGCCGACAAGGCATTTTTATACTCCGACCGTTCACTCTGCATCTGCGGACGAATCATTTCGCAGCAGCGAACGCCCATTTCACTATTCAGCAGTATCAGGCCCACCCCTCGATCGTCGGTGATGGCAGGATGGAAATGCCCCACACCCCAATAGTCGGCAATAGAAATATCTGCGCCGCTCCTGCCCTCTTTCGCCGCGCAATGGTAGCACGACGGACGCAGATAAAGATCTTTCAGGAACCCACGCATAAAGACATCCTCGTTGAAGGGCGTAATTTCGTAATTAGGTGTATCAGCAGATTTTGAAACCGTATTTTCGGCCGCCTTAGAGGCGGCATAGCAGATTTTGAAACCGTATTTTTTCCAGCCATTTGATTTATCTCTAAACGAGATACCCGTTATCACGGGCAACTCGTTTAGAGATGATGAAACCGAATTTTTTCCAGCGGCGCGCTTCGCGCGCTTATATTCAAGATAATCCCGCCACACCATCGGGCTGGGAACACCATGACAGACGACCTCGACAGTCAGCAGAGCGTCATAATCCCTGCGCAAAAACTTCTTCAGCCCTGCAATCTGACACGGCGTACCCGAAAACAGCACCTTACGACCGACATGCAGAAACGCTTCCGCTTTTTTGAAGTTGTTGCCTATATCACTCTGAACATATTTGCTGCCGCGAAAGGCTTCAAGTCCTTCAACGCTTTCCGTGTAGTCGTGTACGACATTCCATTCGCTGTCGAACCGCGCACCGAAAACAACGCCGCCTGCCTGAATGACGCTCTCGGCCAAAAGCGTAAAGATGCCGCCCGACGAGCTTTTCATGCGAACGTTCTCATCCTTATTTTTTGCGGCGTACACCGCCTGCGGTTTCTGCGGCGACGCCTGATTTATCACCGGGCACACCTTTTCGCAGAGCCCGCAATCTATACATCGCGCCGCATCGACATGCGGATATTTGAACCCCTCGTCGTCCGATGACATTGTTATACACTGCCGGGGGCATATTTGTGCACAGGAACTGCATCCGCAGCAATCCTTTTTTTCTTGTATCGTTATCATCGCTGATTATCGTGTCGCAACAATATTCTTCTCATTGGGATCATCAACAACTCTCGCTCATACTTATTCATGCTGAAAACCCAAAACAGCGGGATATATATCACGCAAAACAGCACAATACCGACAGCAAGTTCGCGCCAACTATCTATTTCAGTCATTCGATCGGCGAAGAGAAATGTCGTTGTGACCGCAATAGGAATCACCGACATCCTAAAGATTTCCTTCCAAAATCTGCCTATGTCGATACCCTGTCTCTTCGAGTAGTAGATATTCATTATCAACCCCTGCCCCAGAAGCAGAGCTCCCGAAACCGCTATCGCGCAACCGACACCCCCGTATCTCCGCGCCAACACGATTTGAAGAGCCAATGCCGTCATGGCGATGAAGATATACAGCAGACTGCGGAACTTCATCTGATTGCGCGCCTGCAATATCGTGATGCCAAGATTCTGAATCATTGGAATCAACAGCGAGAAAAAGAACAACAAACAGATGATATATGCGTCCTCATAGCCTACGCCTGCCCACAGAACAATGAATTGTCGCCCGAAAACGATAAACCCCGACAATACAAGTGCCATTACAATATACTGTATTCTGCCCGTACGGATAAACAGATCGGAGATCGACCGGTTATCGTCGTTCGTCGCCACCATACCCGTAATTTTGGGCAGAAAAAGTTGCGAGATAGCGGTAGAGAACTGCATATACATGACTTGCAGTTGTATGGCCACGGCAAAGACCGCTACGGCTGCCGTTCCGACCACGGCCCCCAACACGAATTGACCCGTACTCCAATAAACCTTATCCATGATGACATTGAGGAAGATCCAAAACGAGTAGATTGCAACCTCCTGCAGAAAGCCCCATCGGAAACGGCGGAAGAAAATCCTTATCTTAAGATATCTTTTGCAGTATATATAGTTGAGCAAAAGCGTCGCGACATTGAACACCGTCTGAACAACGACCATTGCAACGGCCCGGTACCCCATATACAGCAGACAGATCATAACGCCAGTATTGAGAAGTATGCGTATGATGCTTACGGCGCGGGGAAAAACGAAATGTTCATAGGCCGTGATGATCGACCCGAAGATGCTCATCGGAAAGGTAAAGGCAAGATTAAAGACCAGCAGCAGAATCATGATACGTGCCTTATAAAGCTCCTCGACGGTCATCGTCGCACCGAACATCGCATCGACATTGAAATAGAGCGCCGACCCCAGAAGCAAAGCTACCGCACCGATAATCACATACAGGACGAAAAACATACCGAACATCTCGTATTGTTCTCTCTGTTTGCCTTCGGCTCGGAATTTTGCCGTATATCTCACGACTGCATTACCCAACCCCAAGTCCAAGATGGTCAGATACGATATGACCGAGGCCACGAGTGAATACAGCCCGTATTCGCTCTTGCCCATCATGCGAAGCATGTAGGGGGTATAGAGCAGCCCCACTATCGTATTGAGCAGGATAATCGCATAATTCAATGCCGCCCCCGCCTTCAGTTGGTTCATCCGTTACTTTTTCGTTATATACAAACTCCAACGCTGTCCCGACAAGCTATCGACGGCAGTACATGCGCACATACCACTCCGCAAAGGCTCTGAGACCGTTACGCAGCGGCGTGGCGGGGCGGAAGCCGAAATCGCGTTCCAACGGAGTCGTGTCAGCGTAGGTCACCGGAACATCTCCCGGCTGCATCGCCACAAGGCGTTTATGCGCCTCGAAGTCGTAATCCTCGGGCAATACGCCGACACGCACCAACTCCTCCTGCAGGATCGTCACGAAGTCCAACAAGTTCTCCGGCGCGTTGTTGCCGATGTTATACACCGCATACGGCGGAACGGGTAATCCGTCCTCACCCTTGCGACGCTCGGGAGCGTGCTGCATAACCCGTACAACTCCTTCGACTATATCGTCGATATAAGTGAAGTCACGCTGGCAATTGCCATAGTTGAATATTTCGATCGTCTCTCCCTTTACGAGTTTGTCCGTAAACCTGAAGTAAGCCATATCGGGACGTCCGCAAGGCCCGTAGACCGTGAAAAAGCGAAGTCCCGTCGACGGAATATCGTATAGTTTGCTGTAAGCGTGCGCCATCAGCTCGTTGCTCTTCTTGGTCGCGGCATAGAGGCTTACAGGGTTGTCTACCTTGTCGTCGGTGCTGTACGGCACTTTCTTATTGCTGCCATAGACGCTCGACGACGAAGCGTAGACCAAGTGTTCAACCCCGTAGCGGCGGCAGCACTCCAAAATATTATAAAAACCTATCACATTGCTCTCGATATAGGCATCGGGATTGGTTATGGAGTAACGCACACCCGCTTGTGCCGCAAGATTCACCACCACTTGAGGCGCATAGCGCGAGAATATATCCTCGACCGCCGCCTTGTTGGCAATACTATCCTTTACGAATACAAAACGGTCTCCGTATGCCGTAAGCTTCTCCACCCGCTCATATTTGAGCTGCACGTCGTAGTAGTCCGTAATGTTGTCGATACCCACAACTCGGAGTTCGGGATAGTCGCGTAACAGACGTTTGGCCAGATTCGCGCCGATAAAGCCGGCAGCAC from Alistipes dispar carries:
- a CDS encoding NAD-dependent epimerase/dehydratase family protein → MLNYNIDFANKVVIVSGAAGFIGANLAKRLLRDYPELRVVGIDNITDYYDVQLKYERVEKLTAYGDRFVFVKDSIANKAAVEDIFSRYAPQVVVNLAAQAGVRYSITNPDAYIESNVIGFYNILECCRRYGVEHLVYASSSSVYGSNKKVPYSTDDKVDNPVSLYAATKKSNELMAHAYSKLYDIPSTGLRFFTVYGPCGRPDMAYFRFTDKLVKGETIEIFNYGNCQRDFTYIDDIVEGVVRVMQHAPERRKGEDGLPVPPYAVYNIGNNAPENLLDFVTILQEELVRVGVLPEDYDFEAHKRLVAMQPGDVPVTYADTTPLERDFGFRPATPLRNGLRAFAEWYVRMYCRR
- a CDS encoding oligosaccharide flippase family protein, whose product is MNQLKAGAALNYAIILLNTIVGLLYTPYMLRMMGKSEYGLYSLVASVISYLTILDLGLGNAVVRYTAKFRAEGKQREQYEMFGMFFVLYVIIGAVALLLGSALYFNVDAMFGATMTVEELYKARIMILLLVFNLAFTFPMSIFGSIITAYEHFVFPRAVSIIRILLNTGVMICLLYMGYRAVAMVVVQTVFNVATLLLNYIYCKRYLKIRIFFRRFRWGFLQEVAIYSFWIFLNVIMDKVYWSTGQFVLGAVVGTAAVAVFAVAIQLQVMYMQFSTAISQLFLPKITGMVATNDDNRSISDLFIRTGRIQYIVMALVLSGFIVFGRQFIVLWAGVGYEDAYIICLLFFFSLLIPMIQNLGITILQARNQMKFRSLLYIFIAMTALALQIVLARRYGGVGCAIAVSGALLLGQGLIMNIYYSKRQGIDIGRFWKEIFRMSVIPIAVTTTFLFADRMTEIDSWRELAVGIVLFCVIYIPLFWVFSMNKYERELLMIPMRRILLRHDNQR